From a single Mangifera indica cultivar Alphonso chromosome 19, CATAS_Mindica_2.1, whole genome shotgun sequence genomic region:
- the LOC123203557 gene encoding uncharacterized protein LOC123203557 isoform X7 — MNSHVDYGISHNTFEDRFRAVEAIFKRKMITEMDNSRDVRRGVSRFSRQQMKQSEQKLLSASAGLDGVVGDDFVSLEKSKKERLTKKLSVVNKASSTRQDSETGCKKMSSDRDRDNEFPSQSHSFKLPKKQFSDDCNGVDHASIPRKLRSAMKKRNRKSISPPLPDSKKLNHTMCGVKSPKKNGLKKSKLNLKQGSSDSTPKQGIGSITKDEKEVVETLYALAEMFSDNDNANKNNLENSPSEAKPPALPECRESPPTAFKDSAVSREGFSSICPVRTSEVVPSSNLETSLEETDTCVPQVNLCSTMASLAKSSYNADLPLCDPAKLHVPAEISFDSRSKQSIDKDAPLLGREPRLTMGATVNKSHLVQQDRVMDSGKKGLALWPELSPILSHGSGCPGPSLQSSTAKDPAWLDAPICDSNPSSFDNGPLSGKVSKGATGRLLKRCTAHVYIACLIHNLNKPEIKQNLSLQPNQVKPPNEGEKQGVFKAINDFERVDKGANGVILTNDVPYTTSERDSCEGRGGILQHKRLYQDQQQNTEASRANTLQKQSFDFLSLSAGNVEAEANNSSNRAGKNGLEPSSRFEVSHLHSLIQHKFMPSSMSQCHYTSSVCPDQFSASTSAQQIPPYLSSSPYLGPSRTSSFPVLTKQQHQQQVWAAQLNAQYRSGGTSTAMNQFPSWLNGRQDPNLFPCPQSISSFEVVGSKYGSILQQRQPQLVAIASSLPPPPRVKRLDHHLPSVYEEIESGFCTGGALPLQLLCNERL; from the exons ATGAATTCTCATGTTGATTACGGAATCTCGCATAATACATTTGAAG ATCGATTCAGAGCCGTCGAAGcaatttttaaaaggaaaatgattaCAGAAATGGACAATAGTCGAGACGTGAGGCGAGGAGTCAGTCGGTTCTCGAGACAACAGATGAAGCAATCTGAACAAAAGCTCCTCTCGGCTTCTGCTG GTTTGGATGGTGTAGTTGGTGATGACTTCGTTTCTTTGGAGAAATCGAAGAAAGAGAGACTTACTAAAAAATTAAGTGTTGTTAATAAAGCCAGTTCAACCCGCCAAGACTCTGAAACTGGCTGTAAAAAAATGTCGTCTGATAGAGATAGAGATAATGAATTTCCTTCCCAATCACATTCTTTCAAGCTCCCCAAGAAG CAGTTTTCTGATGACTGCAATGGCGTTGATCATGCATCTATTCCCCGTAAACTACGGTCAG CTATGAAGAAGCGAAATCGCAAATCGATTTCTCCACCACTTCCAGATTCAAAGAAGCTGAACCATACAATGTGTGGAGTTAAATCACCCAAAAAGAATGGCCTGAAGAAGTCCAAACTGAATTTG AAACAAGGTAGCTCAGACTCGACCCCAAAGCAGGGCATAGGGTCAATCACTAAGGATGAGAAAGAAGTTGTGGAGACCTTGTATGCTTTGGCAGAAATGTTCTCGGACAATGACAATGCTAATAAGAATAATTTGGAGAATTCCCCTTCAGAAGCGAAACCTCCGGCTTTGCCAGAATGTAGGGAGAGCCCTCCAACTGCCTTTAAAG ATTCTGCAGTTTCAAGGGAGGGCTTTAGCTCGATCTGCCCTGTGAGAACTTCAGAGGTTGTGCCTTCTTCTAATCTAGAAACTTCACTTGAAGAAACTG ATACCTGTGTTCCTCAAGTGAATCTATGTAGCACTATGGCTTCATTGGCTAAGAGTTCTTATAATGCTGATTTGCCATTATGTGATCCTGCAAAGTTGCATGTTCCAGCTGAAATAAGTTTTGATTCAAG ATCAAAGCAGTCCATTGACAAGGATGCACCACTTCTTGGGAGAGAACCACGGCTCACAATGGGG GCCACTGTCAACAAAAGTCATTTGGTACAACAAGATAGGGTCATGGATTCTGGAAAAAAGG GCTTAGCATTATGGCCTGAATTGTCACCGATATTGTCACATGGTTCTGGCTGTCCTGGTCCTTCTTTGCA GTCCTCTACTGCAAAAGATCCAGCGTGGCTTGATGCACCCATATGTGACTCCAACCCATCTTCTTTTGACAATGGTCCTTTATCTGGAAAG GTTTCTAAAGGGGCCACTGGTAGGTTGCTGAAGAGGTGCACAGCTCATGTCTACATCGCTTGTCTTATTCACAATCTAAATAAACCtgagataaaacaaaatttgtctCTACAGCCTAATCAAGTGAAACCACCAAATGAAGGGGAAAAGCAAGGGGTATTTAAGGCTATTAATGATTTTGAAAGGGTGGATAAAGGTGCAAATGGAGTTATATTGACCAACGATGTTCCTTATACTACTTCTGAAAGAGATTCATGTGAAGGCAGAGGTGGCATTCTTCAGCACAAGAGGCTTTATCAAGATCAGCAACAGAATACTGAGGCATCTCGAGCAAACACTCTACAAAAGCAG AGTTTCGATTTCTTGTCTTTGTCAGCTGGAAATGTTGAAGCAGAAGCTAATAACAGCTCTAACAGAGCTGGAAAAAATGGATTAGAACCATCATCACGCTTTGAAGTTTCCCATCTTCATTCGCTTATTCAGCACAAATTCATGCCTTCTTCTATGTCACAATGTCACTATACCTCATCTGTTTGCCCAGACCAATTTTCTGCATCTACATCCGCACAGCag ATACCTCCATATCTCAGCAGCAGCCCTTATCTTGGCCCATCCCGAACAAGTTCTTTCCCAGTCTTGACAAAGCAACAGCATCAACAACAGGTGTGGGCGGCGCAGCTAAACGCCCAATACAGATCTGGGGGAACTTCTACAGCGATGAACCAATTTCCAAGCTGGCTAAATGGGAGACAGGATCCTAACTTGTTTCCATGCCCCCAGTCAATTTCATCGTTTGAAGTAGTTGGCTCCAAGTATGGTTCAATTCTTCAACAACGTCAGCCACAGTTAGTGGCCATTGCTTCATCTTTACCACCACCTCCCAGGGTGAAAAGGCTTGACCACCATCTCCCATCAGTTTATGAAGAAATTGAAAGTGGTTTTTGCACTGGTGGTGCATTGCCTTTGCAATTACTCTGCAATGAACGCCTCTAG
- the LOC123203557 gene encoding uncharacterized protein LOC123203557 isoform X9 gives MNSHVDYGISHNTFEDRFRAVEAIFKRKMITEMDNSRDVRRGVSRFSRQQMKQSEQKLLSASAGLDGVVGDDFVSLEKSKKERLTKKLSVVNKASSTRQDSETGCKKMSSDRDRDNEFPSQSHSFKLPKKQFSDDCNGVDHASIPRKLRSAMKKRNRKSISPPLPDSKKLNHTMCGVKSPKKNGLKKSKLNLKQGSSDSTPKQGIGSITKDEKEVVETLYALAEMFSDNDNANKNNLENSPSEAKPPALPECRESPPTAFKDSAVSREGFSSICPVRTSEVVPSSNLETSLEETGKINSLGKPNVGEKSDSHACEIFPMKSDTCVPQVNLCSTMASLAKSSYNADLPLCDPAKLHVPAEISFDSSRSKQSIDKDAPLLGREPRLTMGATVNKSHLVQQDRVMDSGKKGLALWPELSPILSHGSGCPGPSLQSSTAKDPAWLDAPICDSNPSSFDNGPLSGKPNQVKPPNEGEKQGVFKAINDFERVDKGANGVILTNDVPYTTSERDSCEGRGGILQHKRLYQDQQQNTEASRANTLQKQSFDFLSLSAGNVEAEANNSSNRAGKNGLEPSSRFEVSHLHSLIQHKFMPSSMSQCHYTSSVCPDQFSASTSAQQIPPYLSSSPYLGPSRTSSFPVLTKQQHQQQVWAAQLNAQYRSGGTSTAMNQFPSWLNGRQDPNLFPCPQSISSFEVVGSKYGSILQQRQPQLVAIASSLPPPPRVKRLDHHLPSVYEEIESGFCTGGALPLQLLCNERL, from the exons ATGAATTCTCATGTTGATTACGGAATCTCGCATAATACATTTGAAG ATCGATTCAGAGCCGTCGAAGcaatttttaaaaggaaaatgattaCAGAAATGGACAATAGTCGAGACGTGAGGCGAGGAGTCAGTCGGTTCTCGAGACAACAGATGAAGCAATCTGAACAAAAGCTCCTCTCGGCTTCTGCTG GTTTGGATGGTGTAGTTGGTGATGACTTCGTTTCTTTGGAGAAATCGAAGAAAGAGAGACTTACTAAAAAATTAAGTGTTGTTAATAAAGCCAGTTCAACCCGCCAAGACTCTGAAACTGGCTGTAAAAAAATGTCGTCTGATAGAGATAGAGATAATGAATTTCCTTCCCAATCACATTCTTTCAAGCTCCCCAAGAAG CAGTTTTCTGATGACTGCAATGGCGTTGATCATGCATCTATTCCCCGTAAACTACGGTCAG CTATGAAGAAGCGAAATCGCAAATCGATTTCTCCACCACTTCCAGATTCAAAGAAGCTGAACCATACAATGTGTGGAGTTAAATCACCCAAAAAGAATGGCCTGAAGAAGTCCAAACTGAATTTG AAACAAGGTAGCTCAGACTCGACCCCAAAGCAGGGCATAGGGTCAATCACTAAGGATGAGAAAGAAGTTGTGGAGACCTTGTATGCTTTGGCAGAAATGTTCTCGGACAATGACAATGCTAATAAGAATAATTTGGAGAATTCCCCTTCAGAAGCGAAACCTCCGGCTTTGCCAGAATGTAGGGAGAGCCCTCCAACTGCCTTTAAAG ATTCTGCAGTTTCAAGGGAGGGCTTTAGCTCGATCTGCCCTGTGAGAACTTCAGAGGTTGTGCCTTCTTCTAATCTAGAAACTTCACTTGAAGAAACTGGTAAAATCAATTCTTTGGGCAAACCTAATGTTGGAGAAAAATCTGATTCACATGCCTGTGAAATTTTCCCTATGAAATCAGATACCTGTGTTCCTCAAGTGAATCTATGTAGCACTATGGCTTCATTGGCTAAGAGTTCTTATAATGCTGATTTGCCATTATGTGATCCTGCAAAGTTGCATGTTCCAGCTGAAATAAGTTTTGATTCAAG TAGATCAAAGCAGTCCATTGACAAGGATGCACCACTTCTTGGGAGAGAACCACGGCTCACAATGGGG GCCACTGTCAACAAAAGTCATTTGGTACAACAAGATAGGGTCATGGATTCTGGAAAAAAGG GCTTAGCATTATGGCCTGAATTGTCACCGATATTGTCACATGGTTCTGGCTGTCCTGGTCCTTCTTTGCA GTCCTCTACTGCAAAAGATCCAGCGTGGCTTGATGCACCCATATGTGACTCCAACCCATCTTCTTTTGACAATGGTCCTTTATCTGGAAAG CCTAATCAAGTGAAACCACCAAATGAAGGGGAAAAGCAAGGGGTATTTAAGGCTATTAATGATTTTGAAAGGGTGGATAAAGGTGCAAATGGAGTTATATTGACCAACGATGTTCCTTATACTACTTCTGAAAGAGATTCATGTGAAGGCAGAGGTGGCATTCTTCAGCACAAGAGGCTTTATCAAGATCAGCAACAGAATACTGAGGCATCTCGAGCAAACACTCTACAAAAGCAG AGTTTCGATTTCTTGTCTTTGTCAGCTGGAAATGTTGAAGCAGAAGCTAATAACAGCTCTAACAGAGCTGGAAAAAATGGATTAGAACCATCATCACGCTTTGAAGTTTCCCATCTTCATTCGCTTATTCAGCACAAATTCATGCCTTCTTCTATGTCACAATGTCACTATACCTCATCTGTTTGCCCAGACCAATTTTCTGCATCTACATCCGCACAGCag ATACCTCCATATCTCAGCAGCAGCCCTTATCTTGGCCCATCCCGAACAAGTTCTTTCCCAGTCTTGACAAAGCAACAGCATCAACAACAGGTGTGGGCGGCGCAGCTAAACGCCCAATACAGATCTGGGGGAACTTCTACAGCGATGAACCAATTTCCAAGCTGGCTAAATGGGAGACAGGATCCTAACTTGTTTCCATGCCCCCAGTCAATTTCATCGTTTGAAGTAGTTGGCTCCAAGTATGGTTCAATTCTTCAACAACGTCAGCCACAGTTAGTGGCCATTGCTTCATCTTTACCACCACCTCCCAGGGTGAAAAGGCTTGACCACCATCTCCCATCAGTTTATGAAGAAATTGAAAGTGGTTTTTGCACTGGTGGTGCATTGCCTTTGCAATTACTCTGCAATGAACGCCTCTAG
- the LOC123203557 gene encoding uncharacterized protein LOC123203557 isoform X3, with translation MNSHVDYGISHNTFEDRFRAVEAIFKRKMITEMDNSRDVRRGVSRFSRQQMKQSEQKLLSASAGLDGVVGDDFVSLEKSKKERLTKKLSVVNKASSTRQDSETGCKKMSSDRDRDNEFPSQSHSFKLPKKFSDDCNGVDHASIPRKLRSAMKKRNRKSISPPLPDSKKLNHTMCGVKSPKKNGLKKSKLNLKQGSSDSTPKQGIGSITKDEKEVVETLYALAEMFSDNDNANKNNLENSPSEAKPPALPECRESPPTAFKDSAVSREGFSSICPVRTSEVVPSSNLETSLEETGKINSLGKPNVGEKSDSHACEIFPMKSDTCVPQVNLCSTMASLAKSSYNADLPLCDPAKLHVPAEISFDSSRSKQSIDKDAPLLGREPRLTMGATVNKSHLVQQDRVMDSGKKGLALWPELSPILSHGSGCPGPSLQSSTAKDPAWLDAPICDSNPSSFDNGPLSGKVSKGATGRLLKRCTAHVYIACLIHNLNKPEIKQNLSLQPNQVKPPNEGEKQGVFKAINDFERVDKGANGVILTNDVPYTTSERDSCEGRGGILQHKRLYQDQQQNTEASRANTLQKQSFDFLSLSAGNVEAEANNSSNRAGKNGLEPSSRFEVSHLHSLIQHKFMPSSMSQCHYTSSVCPDQFSASTSAQQIPPYLSSSPYLGPSRTSSFPVLTKQQHQQQVWAAQLNAQYRSGGTSTAMNQFPSWLNGRQDPNLFPCPQSISSFEVVGSKYGSILQQRQPQLVAIASSLPPPPRVKRLDHHLPSVYEEIESGFCTGGALPLQLLCNERL, from the exons ATGAATTCTCATGTTGATTACGGAATCTCGCATAATACATTTGAAG ATCGATTCAGAGCCGTCGAAGcaatttttaaaaggaaaatgattaCAGAAATGGACAATAGTCGAGACGTGAGGCGAGGAGTCAGTCGGTTCTCGAGACAACAGATGAAGCAATCTGAACAAAAGCTCCTCTCGGCTTCTGCTG GTTTGGATGGTGTAGTTGGTGATGACTTCGTTTCTTTGGAGAAATCGAAGAAAGAGAGACTTACTAAAAAATTAAGTGTTGTTAATAAAGCCAGTTCAACCCGCCAAGACTCTGAAACTGGCTGTAAAAAAATGTCGTCTGATAGAGATAGAGATAATGAATTTCCTTCCCAATCACATTCTTTCAAGCTCCCCAAGAAG TTTTCTGATGACTGCAATGGCGTTGATCATGCATCTATTCCCCGTAAACTACGGTCAG CTATGAAGAAGCGAAATCGCAAATCGATTTCTCCACCACTTCCAGATTCAAAGAAGCTGAACCATACAATGTGTGGAGTTAAATCACCCAAAAAGAATGGCCTGAAGAAGTCCAAACTGAATTTG AAACAAGGTAGCTCAGACTCGACCCCAAAGCAGGGCATAGGGTCAATCACTAAGGATGAGAAAGAAGTTGTGGAGACCTTGTATGCTTTGGCAGAAATGTTCTCGGACAATGACAATGCTAATAAGAATAATTTGGAGAATTCCCCTTCAGAAGCGAAACCTCCGGCTTTGCCAGAATGTAGGGAGAGCCCTCCAACTGCCTTTAAAG ATTCTGCAGTTTCAAGGGAGGGCTTTAGCTCGATCTGCCCTGTGAGAACTTCAGAGGTTGTGCCTTCTTCTAATCTAGAAACTTCACTTGAAGAAACTGGTAAAATCAATTCTTTGGGCAAACCTAATGTTGGAGAAAAATCTGATTCACATGCCTGTGAAATTTTCCCTATGAAATCAGATACCTGTGTTCCTCAAGTGAATCTATGTAGCACTATGGCTTCATTGGCTAAGAGTTCTTATAATGCTGATTTGCCATTATGTGATCCTGCAAAGTTGCATGTTCCAGCTGAAATAAGTTTTGATTCAAG TAGATCAAAGCAGTCCATTGACAAGGATGCACCACTTCTTGGGAGAGAACCACGGCTCACAATGGGG GCCACTGTCAACAAAAGTCATTTGGTACAACAAGATAGGGTCATGGATTCTGGAAAAAAGG GCTTAGCATTATGGCCTGAATTGTCACCGATATTGTCACATGGTTCTGGCTGTCCTGGTCCTTCTTTGCA GTCCTCTACTGCAAAAGATCCAGCGTGGCTTGATGCACCCATATGTGACTCCAACCCATCTTCTTTTGACAATGGTCCTTTATCTGGAAAG GTTTCTAAAGGGGCCACTGGTAGGTTGCTGAAGAGGTGCACAGCTCATGTCTACATCGCTTGTCTTATTCACAATCTAAATAAACCtgagataaaacaaaatttgtctCTACAGCCTAATCAAGTGAAACCACCAAATGAAGGGGAAAAGCAAGGGGTATTTAAGGCTATTAATGATTTTGAAAGGGTGGATAAAGGTGCAAATGGAGTTATATTGACCAACGATGTTCCTTATACTACTTCTGAAAGAGATTCATGTGAAGGCAGAGGTGGCATTCTTCAGCACAAGAGGCTTTATCAAGATCAGCAACAGAATACTGAGGCATCTCGAGCAAACACTCTACAAAAGCAG AGTTTCGATTTCTTGTCTTTGTCAGCTGGAAATGTTGAAGCAGAAGCTAATAACAGCTCTAACAGAGCTGGAAAAAATGGATTAGAACCATCATCACGCTTTGAAGTTTCCCATCTTCATTCGCTTATTCAGCACAAATTCATGCCTTCTTCTATGTCACAATGTCACTATACCTCATCTGTTTGCCCAGACCAATTTTCTGCATCTACATCCGCACAGCag ATACCTCCATATCTCAGCAGCAGCCCTTATCTTGGCCCATCCCGAACAAGTTCTTTCCCAGTCTTGACAAAGCAACAGCATCAACAACAGGTGTGGGCGGCGCAGCTAAACGCCCAATACAGATCTGGGGGAACTTCTACAGCGATGAACCAATTTCCAAGCTGGCTAAATGGGAGACAGGATCCTAACTTGTTTCCATGCCCCCAGTCAATTTCATCGTTTGAAGTAGTTGGCTCCAAGTATGGTTCAATTCTTCAACAACGTCAGCCACAGTTAGTGGCCATTGCTTCATCTTTACCACCACCTCCCAGGGTGAAAAGGCTTGACCACCATCTCCCATCAGTTTATGAAGAAATTGAAAGTGGTTTTTGCACTGGTGGTGCATTGCCTTTGCAATTACTCTGCAATGAACGCCTCTAG
- the LOC123203557 gene encoding uncharacterized protein LOC123203557 isoform X1, which produces MNSHVDYGISHNTFEDRFRAVEAIFKRKMITEMDNSRDVRRGVSRFSRQQMKQSEQKLLSASAGLDGVVGDDFVSLEKSKKERLTKKLSVVNKASSTRQDSETGCKKMSSDRDRDNEFPSQSHSFKLPKKQFSDDCNGVDHASIPRKLRSAMKKRNRKSISPPLPDSKKLNHTMCGVKSPKKNGLKKSKLNLKQGSSDSTPKQGIGSITKDEKEVVETLYALAEMFSDNDNANKNNLENSPSEAKPPALPECRESPPTAFKDSAVSREGFSSICPVRTSEVVPSSNLETSLEETGKINSLGKPNVGEKSDSHACEIFPMKSDTCVPQVNLCSTMASLAKSSYNADLPLCDPAKLHVPAEISFDSSRSKQSIDKDAPLLGREPRLTMGATVNKSHLVQQDRVMDSGKKGLALWPELSPILSHGSGCPGPSLQSSTAKDPAWLDAPICDSNPSSFDNGPLSGKVSKGATGRLLKRCTAHVYIACLIHNLNKPEIKQNLSLQPNQVKPPNEGEKQGVFKAINDFERVDKGANGVILTNDVPYTTSERDSCEGRGGILQHKRLYQDQQQNTEASRANTLQKQSFDFLSLSAGNVEAEANNSSNRAGKNGLEPSSRFEVSHLHSLIQHKFMPSSMSQCHYTSSVCPDQFSASTSAQQIPPYLSSSPYLGPSRTSSFPVLTKQQHQQQVWAAQLNAQYRSGGTSTAMNQFPSWLNGRQDPNLFPCPQSISSFEVVGSKYGSILQQRQPQLVAIASSLPPPPRVKRLDHHLPSVYEEIESGFCTGGALPLQLLCNERL; this is translated from the exons ATGAATTCTCATGTTGATTACGGAATCTCGCATAATACATTTGAAG ATCGATTCAGAGCCGTCGAAGcaatttttaaaaggaaaatgattaCAGAAATGGACAATAGTCGAGACGTGAGGCGAGGAGTCAGTCGGTTCTCGAGACAACAGATGAAGCAATCTGAACAAAAGCTCCTCTCGGCTTCTGCTG GTTTGGATGGTGTAGTTGGTGATGACTTCGTTTCTTTGGAGAAATCGAAGAAAGAGAGACTTACTAAAAAATTAAGTGTTGTTAATAAAGCCAGTTCAACCCGCCAAGACTCTGAAACTGGCTGTAAAAAAATGTCGTCTGATAGAGATAGAGATAATGAATTTCCTTCCCAATCACATTCTTTCAAGCTCCCCAAGAAG CAGTTTTCTGATGACTGCAATGGCGTTGATCATGCATCTATTCCCCGTAAACTACGGTCAG CTATGAAGAAGCGAAATCGCAAATCGATTTCTCCACCACTTCCAGATTCAAAGAAGCTGAACCATACAATGTGTGGAGTTAAATCACCCAAAAAGAATGGCCTGAAGAAGTCCAAACTGAATTTG AAACAAGGTAGCTCAGACTCGACCCCAAAGCAGGGCATAGGGTCAATCACTAAGGATGAGAAAGAAGTTGTGGAGACCTTGTATGCTTTGGCAGAAATGTTCTCGGACAATGACAATGCTAATAAGAATAATTTGGAGAATTCCCCTTCAGAAGCGAAACCTCCGGCTTTGCCAGAATGTAGGGAGAGCCCTCCAACTGCCTTTAAAG ATTCTGCAGTTTCAAGGGAGGGCTTTAGCTCGATCTGCCCTGTGAGAACTTCAGAGGTTGTGCCTTCTTCTAATCTAGAAACTTCACTTGAAGAAACTGGTAAAATCAATTCTTTGGGCAAACCTAATGTTGGAGAAAAATCTGATTCACATGCCTGTGAAATTTTCCCTATGAAATCAGATACCTGTGTTCCTCAAGTGAATCTATGTAGCACTATGGCTTCATTGGCTAAGAGTTCTTATAATGCTGATTTGCCATTATGTGATCCTGCAAAGTTGCATGTTCCAGCTGAAATAAGTTTTGATTCAAG TAGATCAAAGCAGTCCATTGACAAGGATGCACCACTTCTTGGGAGAGAACCACGGCTCACAATGGGG GCCACTGTCAACAAAAGTCATTTGGTACAACAAGATAGGGTCATGGATTCTGGAAAAAAGG GCTTAGCATTATGGCCTGAATTGTCACCGATATTGTCACATGGTTCTGGCTGTCCTGGTCCTTCTTTGCA GTCCTCTACTGCAAAAGATCCAGCGTGGCTTGATGCACCCATATGTGACTCCAACCCATCTTCTTTTGACAATGGTCCTTTATCTGGAAAG GTTTCTAAAGGGGCCACTGGTAGGTTGCTGAAGAGGTGCACAGCTCATGTCTACATCGCTTGTCTTATTCACAATCTAAATAAACCtgagataaaacaaaatttgtctCTACAGCCTAATCAAGTGAAACCACCAAATGAAGGGGAAAAGCAAGGGGTATTTAAGGCTATTAATGATTTTGAAAGGGTGGATAAAGGTGCAAATGGAGTTATATTGACCAACGATGTTCCTTATACTACTTCTGAAAGAGATTCATGTGAAGGCAGAGGTGGCATTCTTCAGCACAAGAGGCTTTATCAAGATCAGCAACAGAATACTGAGGCATCTCGAGCAAACACTCTACAAAAGCAG AGTTTCGATTTCTTGTCTTTGTCAGCTGGAAATGTTGAAGCAGAAGCTAATAACAGCTCTAACAGAGCTGGAAAAAATGGATTAGAACCATCATCACGCTTTGAAGTTTCCCATCTTCATTCGCTTATTCAGCACAAATTCATGCCTTCTTCTATGTCACAATGTCACTATACCTCATCTGTTTGCCCAGACCAATTTTCTGCATCTACATCCGCACAGCag ATACCTCCATATCTCAGCAGCAGCCCTTATCTTGGCCCATCCCGAACAAGTTCTTTCCCAGTCTTGACAAAGCAACAGCATCAACAACAGGTGTGGGCGGCGCAGCTAAACGCCCAATACAGATCTGGGGGAACTTCTACAGCGATGAACCAATTTCCAAGCTGGCTAAATGGGAGACAGGATCCTAACTTGTTTCCATGCCCCCAGTCAATTTCATCGTTTGAAGTAGTTGGCTCCAAGTATGGTTCAATTCTTCAACAACGTCAGCCACAGTTAGTGGCCATTGCTTCATCTTTACCACCACCTCCCAGGGTGAAAAGGCTTGACCACCATCTCCCATCAGTTTATGAAGAAATTGAAAGTGGTTTTTGCACTGGTGGTGCATTGCCTTTGCAATTACTCTGCAATGAACGCCTCTAG